TCCACCAGGATGATCCGGTAGAACCGCTCCAGCAGCGCGTGCACCTCCGCGAAGTCCTTCGCGTGGATGACGCCGGTGACGTCGGGACGCTCGTCCGAGGCCAGGACGTCGAAGTGCGCGTCGCCCTGCGAGCGGACGAAGGCACCGAGGTCGCCGATGCGCGACTGGTAGACGTCCTTGAACCGCTCGACGTCCTCGAGCAGCTCACGGGTCGTGTTGCGGTGGGCGCTCCGGGCACCGCGGATGCCGAGGGTTCCGCGCGTCTCGTTGTTGTCCCAGCCGATCACGCCGCCGCCGCGTACGGTGCCGAAGGTGTAGCCGGCGGCGAGCACGCCGGTCGTCTTGGCCGCGCCGCCCTTCGGGTTCACGAACGCGATCGTGCGCGGGCCGTCGAAGTCCTTCTGGATGAGCGCCCGGTCGGCCTCCCAGGCCCGCTCCTTCGCGCCCATGGCCGGCTTGACCAGGCCACCCGACCAGCGGCGTACCCGGCCCCGCCATCCCCACGTCGCCGGACCGGGCTGCTTGTCGTTGTCGCGGCGGTCGAGGAAGTCGGTGGCGCTCATGAAGCGCCGCGGCTCGACGTGGGCGGGCGCGGGCGGCGCGGGAGCCGCGGCAGGCGGGGCGCTCGGCGGGGCGCTCGGCGGAGCAGGCCGGTACGACGGCGGCGGGCCGGTCGGTGGCGCGGCCGTCGGTGGTGGCGCCGTCGGGCGGGCACCCGGATCGGGTCGCATCGCCGTGTGCTCGCCGATCGGCCCGGCGTGCGGGATCGGGTCCGTCAGCGGATCCACCGGTGCCCCGGCCCGAGCGGCCTCGAGCTGCTGCTCGCTGAAGGCCTCCAGCTCCGTGGTGGTGTAGAGGCGGTCCGAGGTGTTCTGCGGATCGGGCTCCGGCTGGGCAGGGTCGACATCGGTCTGACTCACGAGAACCTCCGAGATAGGCAGTCAGTCCCGACCAAACTACCCCGGCGCCCGGCCGTCGACGGGCGTGCCGTGCACAGCCCGTCGTCTCATCCGGTCATGTCAGGAGATGTCGCCCAGCGCCGTCTCGATCGCCCGGTGGAAGGTCGGGTAGGCGAAGTGCATCCCGCGCAGGGTCGCCAGCGGCACCTCCGCGTGGATCGCGGTGACCAGCATCCCGATGATCTCCCCGCCCGAGGGTCCGACGGCGGTCGCGCCCACGAGCACGTCACGGTCGAGGTC
Above is a genomic segment from Nocardioides aromaticivorans containing:
- a CDS encoding MinD/ParA family ATP-binding protein; amino-acid sequence: MSQTDVDPAQPEPDPQNTSDRLYTTTELEAFSEQQLEAARAGAPVDPLTDPIPHAGPIGEHTAMRPDPGARPTAPPPTAAPPTGPPPSYRPAPPSAPPSAPPAAAPAPPAPAHVEPRRFMSATDFLDRRDNDKQPGPATWGWRGRVRRWSGGLVKPAMGAKERAWEADRALIQKDFDGPRTIAFVNPKGGAAKTTGVLAAGYTFGTVRGGGVIGWDNNETRGTLGIRGARSAHRNTTRELLEDVERFKDVYQSRIGDLGAFVRSQGDAHFDVLASDERPDVTGVIHAKDFAEVHALLERFYRIILVDTGNNLRAENWLAAAEAADLLVVTSTVREDTGYSGLWMLDALQDAGYENLKYKTVTVLSDPSPKVDEGLARDLTQVYEQRTRGVYRVPYDPALVSGSVVPYGELSAATRRAWLRACAGMAAAL